The Mycolicibacterium boenickei genome has a segment encoding these proteins:
- a CDS encoding YraN family protein produces MKSLTRAEIGALGEQLAVEHLTTQGLRTATRNWRCRYGELDVIAVDIATNTVVFVEVKTRTGDGFGGLAEAVTPQKVRRIRRLAALWLSEQESRYAALRIDVIGVRLGRRREPELTHLKGVG; encoded by the coding sequence ATGAAGTCTCTGACACGGGCCGAGATCGGCGCACTGGGTGAACAGCTGGCCGTCGAGCACCTGACCACACAGGGCTTGCGCACGGCGACGCGCAACTGGCGATGCCGCTACGGCGAGCTCGACGTGATCGCCGTGGACATCGCCACGAACACGGTGGTCTTCGTCGAGGTGAAGACCCGCACCGGCGACGGCTTCGGCGGACTGGCCGAGGCGGTCACGCCACAGAAGGTGCGCCGGATCCGGCGGTTGGCGGCGCTGTGGCTGTCCGAACAGGAGTCGCGGTACGCCGCACTGCGCATCGACGTGATCGGGGTCCGCCTCGGCCGCCGCCGAGAACCCGAGCTCACACATCTCAAGGGGGTGGGCTGA